From the genome of Bifidobacterium asteroides, one region includes:
- a CDS encoding CHAP domain-containing protein: MNRTKRWEAICGLVGSLAMMLGGGILGLSVAPEPARADWSSYQQKVQSHAALKSKLAGVSAQLANQILSLDDLTSNQIPAAQQSAIDAQEQAEQADGLVQATNDRLEAARMDRADLEAKIRQTGLDYDDAKAGVAQMARKSFHGSETSQIMDVVTKSSSTQDFVDKMQSDAAVTRSEANTANDAANTLNSSMNRKQRLEAIEEQISTLKAKADQQQAVAQQAVAAAQAKQDHLQALRDQGTAARKQLESQKAALTTQSAREAADIVATESMIDSLNKGNPGGSADPHAGGAQQISNGGGGFRPSPAPRPTPPSNNGGGGNNGRGNGGGGASGMNYAVPGSCPSGSGFCYGHKTGNSVGGSAYPARQCTLWAYIRRSQLALPVGSYMGNGADWAGTARSLGYLVNNTPHVGAVMVFARGQRVTHWNANWSYGHVAVVERVNSDGSVLISEGGTGFASFPTYETVYGAGNYQYIHY, translated from the coding sequence ATGAATCGTACCAAACGGTGGGAGGCCATCTGCGGCCTCGTCGGATCGTTGGCCATGATGCTGGGCGGCGGAATCCTCGGACTGTCCGTAGCGCCTGAACCGGCGCGTGCCGACTGGAGCAGCTACCAACAGAAAGTCCAGAGCCACGCGGCCCTGAAGAGCAAGCTGGCTGGTGTCAGTGCACAGCTTGCCAACCAGATATTGAGCCTGGATGATCTGACTTCCAATCAGATTCCGGCTGCACAGCAGAGTGCCATCGATGCCCAGGAGCAGGCCGAGCAGGCCGATGGCCTGGTACAGGCCACCAATGACCGCCTGGAGGCTGCCCGCATGGATCGTGCCGACCTGGAGGCCAAGATACGTCAGACCGGCCTCGATTATGACGATGCCAAGGCTGGCGTGGCTCAGATGGCCAGAAAGAGCTTTCACGGGTCTGAGACTTCTCAGATCATGGACGTGGTGACCAAGTCTTCAAGCACTCAGGACTTCGTGGACAAGATGCAGTCCGATGCGGCTGTAACCAGGTCCGAAGCAAATACGGCCAACGATGCAGCCAACACCCTCAACTCCTCCATGAACCGGAAGCAGCGTCTGGAGGCCATCGAGGAGCAGATCAGCACGCTGAAGGCCAAGGCTGATCAGCAGCAGGCGGTAGCCCAGCAGGCTGTAGCGGCGGCTCAGGCCAAGCAGGACCACCTGCAGGCCCTGCGTGACCAGGGGACCGCAGCCCGCAAGCAGCTGGAAAGTCAAAAGGCTGCCCTGACCACACAGTCGGCCCGTGAAGCCGCAGATATCGTGGCTACCGAATCCATGATCGACTCTCTGAACAAAGGCAATCCGGGCGGCAGCGCCGACCCGCATGCCGGAGGAGCCCAGCAGATCAGCAATGGCGGTGGTGGCTTCCGGCCGTCACCGGCTCCACGGCCCACCCCGCCCAGCAACAATGGCGGCGGTGGTAATAATGGTAGAGGCAACGGAGGTGGCGGCGCCTCCGGCATGAATTATGCAGTACCAGGCAGTTGCCCCTCAGGTTCTGGATTCTGCTATGGCCATAAGACTGGCAACTCAGTGGGCGGCAGCGCTTACCCTGCGCGGCAGTGCACGCTTTGGGCCTATATACGCCGTTCGCAGCTGGCTCTGCCTGTGGGCTCTTATATGGGCAATGGTGCTGATTGGGCAGGCACGGCACGTAGCCTGGGCTATTTAGTCAACAACACCCCTCATGTCGGTGCGGTCATGGTCTTCGCCCGTGGCCAGCGGGTCACTCATTGGAACGCCAACTGGAGCTATGGCCACGTGGCTGTGGTCGAGCGGGTCAATTCGGATGGATCGGTGCTCATCTCCGAAGGGGGCACCGGCTTCGCCTCCTTCCCTACCTATGAAACGGTCTATGGGGCCGGCAACTACCAATACATCCATTACTGA
- a CDS encoding amino acid ABC transporter ATP-binding protein — MGEDRQTKKDGQGGEDPAIVIRNVHKVFGDQHVLRGINLEVMPGTVTAVLGPSGSGKSTLLRLINQLETRTAGEIYVDGELTGYRKIDTGKGPVLQTLDDKAIARQRSKIGMVFQRFNLFPHMTALENVMEAPVHVGRVPKANARQEAQAQLERVGLEDRMDYYPAQLSGGQQQRVAIARALAMHPDIMLFDEPTSALDPELVGDVLGVMRQVAQQGMTMVVVTHEMGFAREVAEQIVFMDQGVVVEQGGPDIIDHPRTERFAEFLHTVL; from the coding sequence ATGGGCGAGGACAGGCAGACCAAGAAAGATGGTCAAGGCGGCGAGGATCCGGCCATCGTCATCAGGAATGTGCACAAGGTATTCGGCGATCAGCATGTGCTGCGGGGAATCAACCTGGAGGTCATGCCCGGCACGGTAACGGCCGTCCTGGGGCCTTCCGGCTCAGGCAAGTCAACACTGCTGCGGCTGATCAACCAGCTGGAGACCCGCACAGCTGGAGAAATCTATGTGGACGGCGAGCTGACTGGATACCGGAAGATCGATACCGGCAAGGGCCCTGTGCTGCAGACCTTGGATGACAAGGCCATTGCCAGACAGCGTTCCAAGATTGGCATGGTCTTTCAGCGCTTCAATCTCTTTCCCCATATGACAGCCTTGGAGAACGTCATGGAGGCGCCGGTCCATGTGGGCCGGGTTCCCAAGGCCAATGCCCGCCAAGAGGCTCAGGCCCAGCTGGAACGTGTAGGGCTTGAGGACAGGATGGACTACTATCCCGCCCAGCTCTCCGGTGGCCAGCAGCAGCGTGTGGCCATCGCGAGAGCCCTGGCCATGCATCCTGACATCATGCTCTTCGACGAGCCCACCTCAGCCCTGGATCCGGAGCTGGTGGGAGATGTTTTAGGAGTCATGAGGCAGGTTGCCCAACAGGGCATGACCATGGTGGTGGTCACCCATGAGATGGGCTTCGCCCGCGAGGTCGCCGAGCAGATCGTCTTCATGGACCAGGGAGTCGTGGTGGAGCAGGGAGGCCCTGACATCATCGACCATCCACGCACGGAGAGGTTCGCCGAATTCCTGCATACCGTGCTTTAG
- the ftsX gene encoding permease-like cell division protein FtsX, which yields MRLRFILSSTWDNLRRNGSMILSVMLVTFISFLFIGASGLMQAQISKAKGDWYDQVEVVVWLCPDGTSQAASCATGKAPTNDEIVKLENTINTELHDSVAKITYQSREDFFKNTFLKQYPDGTYEGRTMTAADMQASLRLKLKDPTKYQVVSEVLSGRDGVEEVSDQRQIFDPVFKILNRATAVTLVLAVVMVIVAILLTGTTIRMSAASRRNETEIMRLVGASNWTIRLPFILEGVVASLLGSLLAVGALSAIVKLFITDWLARTVQWMPYVDQSTVLLMAPALILGAMLLSALASSISLRRYLRT from the coding sequence ATGAGACTGCGGTTCATCCTTTCCAGCACTTGGGACAATCTGCGCCGCAATGGGTCCATGATCCTCTCGGTCATGCTGGTCACCTTCATCTCCTTCCTGTTCATAGGCGCCTCGGGCCTCATGCAGGCTCAGATCAGCAAGGCCAAGGGGGACTGGTACGACCAGGTGGAGGTGGTGGTCTGGCTCTGCCCGGACGGCACTAGTCAGGCGGCCTCATGCGCTACCGGCAAGGCGCCCACCAATGACGAAATCGTCAAGCTGGAGAACACTATTAACACCGAGCTGCATGACTCCGTGGCCAAGATCACCTACCAGAGCCGCGAAGACTTCTTCAAGAACACCTTCCTCAAGCAGTACCCTGACGGCACCTACGAGGGAAGGACCATGACCGCAGCGGACATGCAGGCTTCCCTGCGGCTCAAGCTCAAGGATCCCACCAAGTACCAGGTGGTCTCAGAGGTGCTGTCCGGGCGTGATGGGGTGGAGGAGGTCTCCGACCAGCGTCAGATATTCGACCCGGTCTTCAAGATCCTCAACAGAGCCACGGCGGTCACTCTGGTCCTGGCCGTGGTCATGGTCATTGTGGCCATTCTGCTGACCGGCACCACCATCAGAATGAGCGCCGCTTCCCGTCGAAACGAGACGGAGATCATGAGACTGGTGGGAGCCTCTAATTGGACCATTCGGCTGCCGTTCATTCTGGAGGGCGTGGTGGCCTCCCTGCTGGGTTCGCTTCTGGCTGTCGGAGCCCTGAGCGCTATCGTCAAACTCTTCATTACCGACTGGCTGGCTCGCACGGTCCAGTGGATGCCCTACGTGGACCAGTCCACGGTTCTGCTCATGGCTCCAGCCTTGATTCTGGGGGCCATGCTCTTGTCCGCGCTGGCGTCTTCCATCTCCCTGCGGCGTTATTTGCGGACCTGA
- the prfB gene encoding peptide chain release factor 2, whose product MAEMDFAQALEQAKAKYEMISKALDPEGLRSRIADLERQASAPGLWDDQENAQKVTSRLSALQSQLKHLESASSRLDDVQALEELGQEEHDQDTLVEARKEIDSLRSDLADMEIQTLLDGEYDERPAVVTIRSGAGGVDAADWAQMLLRMYMRWAERHGFSTKVMDTSYAEEAGIKSATFQVDAPYAYGRLSVEGGTHRLVRISPFDNQGRRQTSFAAVEVIPLVEPTDHIDIPDSDIRVDTYCSSGPGGQGVNTTYSAVRITHLPTNIVVTMQDERSQIQNRAAAMAVLQSRLLVLRHEEEAKKKKELAGDIKASWGDQMRSYVLHPYQMVKDLRTGYETSDTQGVFDGDIDAFIEAGIRWRHQQRVQAREEEASK is encoded by the coding sequence ATGGCAGAGATGGATTTTGCTCAAGCATTGGAGCAGGCCAAGGCCAAGTACGAGATGATTTCCAAGGCGCTGGATCCGGAGGGTTTGCGCTCGCGCATTGCTGATCTGGAGCGTCAGGCCAGCGCGCCCGGACTCTGGGATGACCAGGAGAACGCCCAGAAGGTGACCAGCAGGCTCTCGGCCCTGCAATCCCAGCTCAAGCATCTGGAGTCCGCATCCTCCCGGCTGGACGATGTCCAGGCACTGGAGGAGCTGGGTCAGGAGGAGCATGATCAGGACACCCTGGTGGAAGCCCGCAAGGAGATCGACTCTTTGAGGTCCGACCTGGCTGACATGGAGATTCAGACCCTGTTGGACGGGGAGTATGACGAGCGCCCTGCCGTGGTCACCATTCGCTCGGGCGCCGGCGGTGTGGACGCGGCCGACTGGGCGCAGATGCTACTGCGCATGTACATGCGTTGGGCTGAGCGGCACGGCTTCTCAACCAAGGTCATGGACACCTCCTATGCGGAGGAGGCTGGCATCAAGTCGGCCACCTTCCAGGTGGACGCCCCCTACGCTTACGGCCGTCTGTCGGTGGAGGGCGGCACCCATCGTCTGGTGCGGATCTCGCCCTTTGACAATCAGGGCAGGCGGCAGACTTCTTTCGCTGCCGTCGAAGTCATTCCCCTAGTGGAACCAACCGACCACATTGACATCCCCGACTCGGACATCCGAGTGGACACTTACTGCTCCTCAGGCCCCGGCGGCCAGGGTGTCAACACCACCTATTCGGCCGTGCGCATTACCCATCTGCCGACAAACATCGTGGTCACCATGCAGGATGAGCGCAGCCAGATTCAGAACCGTGCGGCTGCCATGGCTGTTCTGCAGTCCCGGCTGTTGGTTCTGCGGCATGAAGAGGAGGCCAAGAAGAAAAAGGAGCTTGCCGGCGACATCAAGGCCAGCTGGGGGGATCAGATGCGTTCCTACGTGCTGCATCCCTACCAGATGGTCAAGGATCTGCGCACCGGATACGAGACCTCTGATACGCAGGGGGTCTTCGACGGCGACATTGATGCCTTCATCGAGGCTGGCATTCGCTGGCGGCATCAGCAGCGGGTCCAGGCCCGCGAGGAGGAAGCCAGCAAGTAG
- the smpB gene encoding SsrA-binding protein SmpB — translation MAKETGTSMIAQNRRARHDYQIEDRYEAGIALTGTEVKSLREGRASLAESFVSIDRRHEVWLENANIPEYLNGTWNNHAPKRKRKLLLHAQQILRLERRIQAKGYTIVPLSLYFKDGKVKVEIAVARGKREYDKRQSLREEQDRREAQRAMRYRNRRG, via the coding sequence ATGGCTAAGGAAACCGGCACGTCGATGATCGCCCAGAACCGCAGGGCCCGTCATGATTACCAGATTGAGGATCGGTACGAGGCCGGCATCGCGCTGACCGGGACTGAGGTCAAGTCTCTGCGCGAGGGGCGTGCCTCCCTAGCGGAGTCATTCGTCAGCATTGACCGGCGGCACGAGGTCTGGCTGGAGAACGCCAATATCCCTGAATACCTCAATGGCACCTGGAACAACCATGCCCCCAAGCGTAAGCGCAAGCTGCTCCTCCACGCCCAGCAGATCCTTCGCTTGGAGCGGCGGATTCAGGCCAAGGGCTATACCATCGTTCCTTTGAGTCTTTATTTCAAGGACGGCAAGGTCAAGGTCGAGATTGCTGTGGCCCGAGGAAAGCGCGAGTATGACAAGCGCCAGTCTCTACGGGAGGAGCAGGACCGCCGCGAGGCCCAAAGGGCTATGCGCTACCGCAACCGGCGTGGCTGA
- a CDS encoding amino acid ABC transporter permease, whose product MHTKKGTDQIQIPGRIHARPVRKPGPIVAAVIVAIFVAMLIHGMVTNPNFDWPTVWKYLFNEHVLDGIKWTLLLTVYAMVLATILAIILAVMRKSSNPVLRWVSWFFIWFFRGTPVYTQLVFWGLLSVLIPKLAIGIPFGPEFWSVDTKTVLNATVATVLGLGLNEAAYLSEIVRAGIEAVDPGQEEAAKALGMPPSMIMRRIVLPQAMRIIVPPTGNETIGMLKTTSLALAVPFTLELQFATNAIANRIYKTIPLLIVACIWYLVITSVLMVIQAQLEKHYGKGFDSRPLAGSGTKDGKDGKDLQTRQETDKVNKVMMAGLNA is encoded by the coding sequence ATGCATACCAAGAAGGGGACGGACCAGATTCAGATCCCCGGCAGAATACATGCCAGGCCGGTGCGCAAGCCGGGGCCGATTGTGGCTGCCGTCATCGTGGCCATCTTCGTGGCCATGCTGATTCACGGCATGGTGACCAACCCCAACTTTGATTGGCCCACTGTCTGGAAGTACCTCTTCAATGAGCACGTCCTGGACGGCATCAAGTGGACCCTCTTGCTGACCGTCTACGCCATGGTCCTGGCCACAATCCTGGCCATCATCCTGGCTGTCATGCGCAAGTCTTCAAATCCGGTCCTGCGGTGGGTCAGCTGGTTCTTCATCTGGTTCTTCCGCGGCACTCCTGTATATACACAGCTGGTCTTCTGGGGCCTGCTTTCCGTGCTGATACCAAAGCTGGCCATCGGCATCCCCTTCGGGCCCGAGTTCTGGAGCGTCGACACCAAGACTGTGCTCAATGCCACCGTGGCCACGGTTCTGGGCCTGGGACTTAACGAGGCTGCCTACCTTTCTGAAATCGTCCGTGCCGGCATCGAGGCTGTGGACCCAGGCCAGGAGGAGGCCGCCAAGGCCCTGGGCATGCCACCCTCCATGATCATGCGGCGGATCGTGCTGCCTCAGGCCATGCGCATCATCGTGCCGCCTACCGGCAATGAGACTATCGGCATGCTCAAGACAACATCTCTGGCTCTTGCCGTGCCTTTCACCTTGGAGCTCCAGTTCGCCACCAACGCCATCGCCAACCGCATCTACAAGACCATCCCGCTCCTGATCGTGGCCTGCATCTGGTACCTGGTCATCACCTCCGTCCTGATGGTCATCCAGGCCCAGCTGGAGAAGCACTACGGCAAGGGCTTCGATTCGCGGCCCCTGGCCGGGTCGGGGACCAAGGACGGCAAGGATGGCAAGGACCTTCAGACCCGTCAGGAGACTGACAAGGTCAACAAGGTCATGATGGCCGGGCTGAACGCCTGA
- a CDS encoding ABC transporter substrate-binding protein encodes MGKIKAVLAAALSITLLASIGACGTTDEADTSSASGKATTSSHPAAFDVSGIKKDPAIAAKVPESVSKDGKLTVGMETSYAPGEFMNEDGKTPIGYDVDLSNAIAKVMGLDGEMVSASFDAIIPAIGNKYDAGISSFTITKERMQSVDFVTTFKAGTAFAVKKGNPSRINPDDICGVKVGVQTGTIEEQQAADKISAECKAKGKKPVDVQSYKQQTDAATAVVNGKIDVLYADSQVTGYAIKQTDGRLEKLGKDADIVLQGAALKKGSGMAEATQAALQKLIDDGVYAKILKNWGVQSGAVEKAEINPAVSD; translated from the coding sequence ATGGGCAAGATCAAGGCGGTGTTGGCGGCGGCTCTGAGTATCACCCTGCTGGCCTCCATCGGAGCCTGTGGAACCACCGACGAGGCGGACACCAGCAGCGCTTCGGGCAAGGCCACCACCAGCTCCCATCCAGCGGCTTTTGACGTCAGCGGAATCAAGAAGGATCCGGCCATCGCGGCCAAGGTGCCCGAGTCGGTTTCCAAGGACGGCAAGCTGACCGTGGGTATGGAGACCTCATATGCGCCTGGCGAGTTCATGAATGAGGATGGAAAGACTCCCATTGGCTATGATGTGGACCTGTCGAACGCGATTGCCAAGGTCATGGGGCTCGATGGGGAGATGGTCAGCGCCTCCTTCGACGCCATCATTCCGGCCATCGGCAACAAGTATGACGCGGGCATCTCCAGCTTCACCATCACCAAAGAGCGGATGCAGTCGGTAGACTTCGTCACCACTTTCAAGGCGGGCACGGCCTTTGCCGTCAAGAAGGGCAACCCCTCCAGGATCAATCCTGACGACATCTGCGGCGTCAAGGTCGGCGTGCAGACCGGGACCATCGAAGAGCAGCAGGCAGCCGACAAGATCTCGGCCGAGTGCAAGGCCAAGGGCAAGAAGCCGGTGGATGTGCAGTCCTACAAGCAGCAGACCGACGCTGCCACGGCAGTGGTCAACGGCAAGATCGACGTCCTCTACGCAGACTCCCAAGTGACCGGGTATGCCATAAAGCAGACCGATGGACGGCTGGAGAAGCTCGGCAAGGATGCTGATATCGTCCTGCAAGGTGCCGCTCTCAAGAAGGGCAGCGGCATGGCCGAGGCCACGCAGGCGGCTCTTCAGAAGCTGATTGACGACGGCGTCTACGCCAAGATTCTCAAGAACTGGGGCGTCCAGAGCGGTGCGGTCGAAAAGGCTGAGATCAACCCTGCGGTCTCTGACTGA
- the glmS gene encoding glutamine--fructose-6-phosphate transaminase (isomerizing) → MCGIVGYAGSVRTACGRPLEVCLKGLERLEYRGYDSAGVALAAPRMTQVAVRKKAGRLGNLVADLKAKPMPEATVGIGHTRWATNGEPTDVNAHPHISRDGKVALIHNGIIENASRLRLDLETEGYTFVSSTDTEVAAKLLGKIAQEIIDATGQPDIFEAIRRLARMLKGAFTILAVDSRQPDLVVGIRHDSPLVVGLGDGENYLGSDVAAFVAYTRQAMELGQDQAVCISADQVKVTDFQGHPVEHPRRYTIDWDASAAEKGGWDSFMDKEIHEDPAAVSNTLLGRYDESGGLDLDEVHIDEEVFRQIDKIIVVACGTASYAGLVAKYAIEHWVRIPVEVELAHEFRYRDPILTPRTLVVAISQSGETMDTLMALRHAREQGSRVLAICNTQGSTIPRESDAVLYTHAGPEVAVASTKAFLAQIVAAYLLGLYLAQVKGTMYRDEIHQTIDNLKAMPAKIQKVLDGQAEVIRQTAQRMSKARSFLFLGRHVGYPVALEGALKLKEIAYIFTEGFAAGELKHGPIALVEPGEPVVVIVPSARGRNVLHDKVISAIEEVKARGAFTIVVAEEGDPDADRYADVVFWRPPCPTLLSPLVDVVPLQLFALDMARLKGLDVDKPRNLAKSVTVE, encoded by the coding sequence ATGTGTGGAATCGTCGGTTATGCGGGATCAGTACGGACGGCCTGCGGCAGGCCCTTGGAGGTCTGTCTCAAGGGTCTGGAACGCTTGGAGTACCGAGGTTATGACTCGGCCGGAGTAGCCCTGGCTGCCCCGCGGATGACGCAGGTAGCCGTGCGCAAGAAGGCCGGGCGCTTGGGTAATCTGGTCGCCGATTTGAAGGCCAAGCCCATGCCTGAGGCCACTGTGGGCATCGGCCACACCCGTTGGGCCACCAATGGCGAACCTACCGATGTCAACGCCCATCCCCACATCAGCCGTGACGGCAAGGTCGCGCTGATTCACAACGGGATCATCGAGAACGCCTCAAGGCTGCGGCTGGACCTGGAGACCGAGGGATACACCTTCGTATCCTCCACGGACACCGAGGTAGCGGCCAAGCTCCTGGGCAAGATTGCCCAGGAGATTATCGATGCCACCGGCCAGCCCGATATCTTCGAGGCCATCAGGCGGCTGGCCCGCATGCTCAAGGGAGCCTTCACCATTTTGGCAGTGGATTCAAGGCAGCCCGATCTGGTGGTGGGCATCCGGCACGATTCGCCGCTGGTGGTCGGTCTGGGAGACGGAGAGAATTACCTGGGCTCCGATGTGGCCGCCTTTGTGGCCTATACCCGCCAGGCCATGGAGCTGGGTCAGGATCAGGCCGTCTGCATCAGCGCCGACCAGGTCAAGGTCACCGACTTCCAAGGGCACCCGGTGGAGCATCCCCGCCGTTACACCATCGACTGGGATGCCTCAGCCGCCGAAAAGGGCGGATGGGATTCCTTCATGGACAAGGAGATCCACGAGGACCCTGCAGCGGTCTCCAACACTCTGCTGGGCCGGTACGACGAGTCGGGCGGCCTGGATTTGGACGAGGTCCACATCGATGAGGAGGTTTTCCGCCAGATCGACAAGATCATCGTCGTGGCCTGCGGGACGGCCTCCTATGCTGGACTGGTGGCCAAGTATGCCATCGAGCACTGGGTCCGCATTCCGGTGGAGGTAGAGCTGGCCCATGAGTTCCGCTACCGTGATCCCATTCTGACCCCGCGCACCCTGGTCGTGGCCATTTCACAGTCCGGGGAGACCATGGACACGCTGATGGCGCTTCGGCATGCACGGGAGCAGGGTTCACGGGTTCTGGCCATTTGCAACACCCAGGGGTCCACCATCCCCAGGGAGTCCGATGCCGTGCTCTACACGCACGCTGGCCCCGAAGTGGCTGTGGCCTCCACCAAGGCCTTCCTGGCCCAGATCGTGGCGGCCTACTTGCTGGGGCTCTACTTGGCCCAGGTCAAGGGAACCATGTATCGAGACGAGATTCACCAGACCATCGACAATCTTAAGGCCATGCCAGCCAAGATCCAGAAAGTGCTGGACGGACAGGCCGAGGTCATCAGGCAGACGGCTCAGCGCATGTCCAAGGCTCGCTCCTTCCTCTTTTTGGGACGGCATGTGGGCTATCCGGTGGCCCTGGAGGGGGCGCTCAAGCTCAAGGAAATCGCCTACATCTTCACCGAGGGGTTTGCCGCCGGCGAGCTTAAGCACGGGCCTATCGCCCTGGTGGAGCCGGGTGAGCCGGTGGTGGTCATCGTCCCCAGCGCCCGGGGTCGCAATGTGCTGCATGACAAGGTCATCTCGGCCATCGAGGAGGTCAAGGCACGGGGTGCCTTCACCATCGTTGTGGCCGAAGAGGGCGATCCGGATGCCGACCGCTATGCTGACGTGGTCTTTTGGCGGCCGCCCTGTCCGACCCTGCTCAGCCCCCTGGTGGATGTGGTCCCCCTGCAACTGTTCGCCCTGGACATGGCCCGACTCAAGGGTCTGGATGTGGATAAGCCCCGCAATCTAGCCAAGTCAGTCACGGTGGAATAG
- the dapD gene encoding 2,3,4,5-tetrahydropyridine-2,6-dicarboxylate N-succinyltransferase — translation MSTARTAWGWGLASLDEQGRTLDVWYPKAEISTPPTPANRPSHDFGDQVHIQPDVRGIRRVPIFTVADLNGPVADAADAYLRLHLLSMRLTPPNSMNLDGIFEQLTTVVWTNYGPFAVEDFALRRSDVMTAVSRSMPGIPVTQVTVLSVDKFPRMVDYVVPHGVRIGNADRIRLGAHLAPGTTVMHEGFVNFNAGTLGHSMVEGRISQGVVVGDGSDIGGGASIMGTLSGGGRHRVSIGQHSLLGANAGIGISLGDDCVVEAGLYVTAGTKISLGDQVVKGAELNGRDHLLFIRDSRTGQVRALPRKKGIELNERLHAN, via the coding sequence ATGAGCACAGCACGCACCGCATGGGGTTGGGGCCTGGCCAGCCTGGATGAGCAGGGCCGGACCCTGGATGTCTGGTACCCCAAGGCCGAGATCTCGACGCCGCCGACCCCGGCGAACCGCCCCAGCCACGACTTCGGTGACCAGGTCCACATCCAGCCCGACGTCCGTGGCATCCGAAGGGTGCCTATCTTCACCGTGGCCGATCTGAACGGCCCGGTAGCCGATGCCGCCGACGCCTATCTGCGACTCCATCTGCTCAGCATGCGTCTGACTCCGCCTAACAGCATGAACCTTGATGGAATCTTCGAACAACTGACCACAGTGGTCTGGACCAACTACGGACCCTTCGCTGTGGAGGACTTCGCCCTGCGCAGATCAGATGTCATGACTGCAGTCAGCCGGTCCATGCCGGGTATCCCGGTGACGCAGGTAACGGTGCTGAGCGTGGACAAGTTCCCCCGCATGGTGGACTACGTGGTTCCCCATGGAGTCCGCATCGGCAACGCCGACCGGATTCGGCTCGGAGCCCACCTTGCACCAGGAACGACGGTCATGCATGAAGGTTTCGTCAACTTCAACGCCGGAACCCTGGGCCATTCCATGGTCGAAGGCCGGATCTCCCAGGGTGTCGTGGTCGGCGACGGTTCGGACATCGGCGGCGGTGCCTCCATCATGGGCACCCTGTCAGGCGGAGGCCGCCATCGGGTCTCCATCGGCCAGCACTCATTGCTTGGAGCCAACGCCGGCATCGGCATCTCCCTGGGCGACGACTGCGTGGTCGAAGCCGGCCTCTATGTCACTGCCGGAACCAAGATCAGCCTGGGCGACCAGGTGGTCAAGGGGGCGGAGCTCAACGGACGGGATCATCTGCTCTTCATCCGCGATTCCCGCACCGGCCAGGTCAGGGCCCTGCCCCGCAAGAAGGGGATCGAGCTGAACGAACGGCTGCACGCCAACTGA
- a CDS encoding pseudouridine synthase, whose protein sequence is MVLEEPQIPFEPRVIYEDRRIIVVDKPHFLATMPRGMWYAGTVLIKVRRLYGEPDIIPAHRLDRATAGVLVLVRDPAARRAYQMLFQKHRVHKVYQCLAQVRPIARPQTGTVRYLNPPCIFPLERRSRVIKRRGVLQAWEERGPVNAVTRVELTAGHGCLATYTLYPETGKTHQLRVHMNALGLPIVGDDLYPRIQTRAYDDFSRPLQLVARRLEFTDPFTGVNRAFNSSIPLDA, encoded by the coding sequence ATGGTCTTGGAGGAGCCGCAGATCCCCTTCGAACCCAGAGTCATCTATGAAGACCGGCGCATCATCGTGGTCGACAAGCCTCACTTTCTGGCTACCATGCCCAGGGGGATGTGGTATGCCGGCACCGTGTTGATCAAAGTGCGACGACTCTACGGGGAGCCCGACATCATCCCTGCCCACAGGCTTGATAGGGCCACTGCGGGCGTGCTGGTCCTGGTACGCGATCCTGCTGCCAGGCGGGCCTATCAGATGCTCTTCCAGAAGCATCGCGTGCACAAGGTCTACCAGTGCCTGGCACAGGTACGACCTATAGCGCGTCCGCAGACTGGTACCGTGCGATACCTGAATCCACCCTGTATTTTTCCGCTAGAGCGCCGCTCCAGGGTGATCAAGCGCCGTGGGGTTCTCCAGGCCTGGGAGGAGCGCGGGCCTGTCAATGCCGTTACTCGGGTCGAGCTGACAGCGGGCCATGGATGTTTGGCCACCTACACCCTCTACCCGGAAACCGGCAAGACCCACCAGCTTCGTGTGCACATGAATGCTCTGGGGCTGCCTATAGTGGGTGACGATCTCTACCCCAGAATCCAGACCCGGGCCTATGACGACTTCTCCAGACCATTGCAATTGGTGGCCCGTCGCCTGGAATTCACGGACCCCTTCACCGGGGTTAATCGCGCTTTCAACTCTTCTATTCCTTTGGATGCTTGA